The genomic DNA TACATTCCCGGTTTCATCGGTGTTAACaatataaaaaaaaatgacTATTGCAATGTTGTCATTCATTTACTCTTGCatgttcctcctttgcgaaatttccttctcaatccCAATACGCCCGAACTTCAAGAAGAGCGTCGGCCTACGGAACTCGTCAGGCGATTTGCAACTCTTGCCCGGCGCCTGTGGAATTCACATTTATTCAAATCGCAAATTTCACCGCATGAGTTTTTACAAGAAGTCTCAAAGCGAAGTAATGGTAAATTTAAAACTACCGAACAGGGAGATCCGGTTGAGCTGTTGGGATGGCTGGTAAATACATTGCATAGGGATTTGGGAggcagcaagaagagaaactCAAGCATCATTTATTCCACATTTCAGGGTAAAGTCCAAATTGAAACTCAACAAGTCATTGTCCACAAAGAATACGCCAGACCTGTGTTTGACATAGGACGAGGTGAGTGCCTTCTGACGGTATGTCGGCCGTTATCATACTGATGAAGGAACAGATATTCAGACGgtctcatctcctttcctcttcctggcCTTGGATTTGCCTATCACACCATTATTTACAGATATgaacgaaaagaagattATTCCGCAAGTTCCTCTTTCGCAAATTCTTGCCAAATTTGATGGAAAAACCACCCAAGTCAGTCTTGCTAACACTAAGTATACTCAAAAGACTAATTTTTTGGATCCAGGAGTTCGGCCCTACTCTTAAACGACATCATCTCACCTCACTTCCTCCTTACCTCATCCTGCACATCAAGCGTTTTACAAAAAACAACTTTGTTGAAGAGCGAAACCCTACCATTGTCAACTTTCCTTTGCGCGGTGTCGAAATGAGCGAATGTCAGTATTCATCTATCTCATTTTCGACACGTATAAGCTAACCATATGACTAATCAGATGTCGACCCCAAACCTTCAGATCCTATGCACACTCAGTATGACCTCCTTTCTAACGTCTTTCTTGATACCACAACTGCAtctacctcttcttctggcaCCGGCCCTGGAAAATCCAAACGCAACCCTGCtccaggagaagagaatcaAATGTCCTGGAAAATCCATGTTCGAGCGGGTCATGCGGGAGGAAATGCAAATGGTAATGGAGAAACCGAAAACAGGGGAGAAAAATGGTTTGAATTGCAAGATTTAAACGTGACCGAGGTTAGAAAGGAGATGGTGTTCTTAGGAGAGACTGTTGTACAGGTctgggaaagaaaagatttgtcagaagggaagaagtaTTAGAAGAGATTTTGGGATGTATATGTGTAGATTTGATGAGGGTGTCCGATATCTGACTTCGTCCCATATTAAACACTAATTGAGAAACCACCATTTGGAGGTAAAGGGAAAGCAGTGATCGGCCTTGGTCTGATGCCATAGTGGATTGATAGATTAACGAATGTGGTGGAGGGATGGGGGTTGTTCGGCCGCAGTTGCTTTTTCGTCCGTTGCAATAATGATGACGATTTGAACCTCCACCAAGGGGCACGCAACTCCTGAGAGGGTGACATCAAACCTCCTTCACCAGCTACCAAGCCCCCGCCTTTTTTTCCGTCGGGGGGCGGGGGGTTGTCTTGCAtgccgcctccacctccaccgccgcACTCACACTGTCCTTCGCCACGCATTTACATATACGTATGGCAACCTTCAAGACACATGACCGTTTTAGCCACTACTAATTGTATATAGTACCTGTAAACACGGGTATAAAAGATCATTACTCTCTTGTGCCTCCAAGTGCTCTTCCCAAAGATTGCATTACTGCTTCCTTCGCATCTTACGACATGTCACTATCGCTCGATTCCACCTTCAAGCTTGCTAGTGGAAATCTCATTCCTCGCCTTGGGTTTGGTGTATATCAAGCCCGCTCCAAAGAATGTGAGGATGCAGTAAAGAAGGCCATTGAGGTCGGTTATCGACATGGTATGTCTGCTTTGCCCATTTCATCCAATTCTCTCGTCTAATCTGTTTCCGATCCTTTTCCAGTGGACACTGCGCAAGGTTATCATAACGAAGAAAGTAAGGTCATCTTTCTATGAGCTAGTTAGAGCTTCTTATTTACAATCTGACCTTTTATAGATGTTGGCCGTGCCATACGCGACTCCGGTGTACCCCGTTCCTCGGTCTTTTTGACAAGCAAGTACATGCCTTCCCATACCGTATATTCACCCACAGAAGTCTTGGATGTCGTTCGCAAGTCCTTGAAAAAGGTGGATCGTTGCGGAGAAGACAAGCCCTACATCGACTTGATGTTGATTCATGCTCCatggggaggagaagaaggtagaAAGAATAACTGGGAAGCCTTGGCGCTGGCGCAGAAAGAAGGCTGGGTGAAGGATATAGGAGTTTCCAACTTGTGTGTTCTGACGGGAATTGCAGTGCAGTGATTTTTTAACTCATAGCTTGTTCAGCGGTGT from Cryptococcus deuterogattii R265 chromosome 11, complete sequence includes the following:
- a CDS encoding aldo-keto reductase, which encodes MSLSLDSTFKLASGNLIPRLGFGVYQARSKECEDAVKKAIEVGYRHVDTAQGYHNEENVGRAIRDSGVPRSSVFLTSKYMPSHTVYSPTEVLDVVRKSLKKVDRCGEDKPYIDLMLIHAPWGGEEGRKNNWEALALAQKEGWVKDIGVSNFGVHHLKALPPPVPAVNQIELHPFCQQRDIIEYCEEHGIAIEAYSPLARANKKYYDNAVLVKVAEKHGKEVAQVMLRWSLQKGYIPLPKSVTPSRIESNAALYDFELDQEDMAEINGLDKGSEGAITWNPVNHE